Genomic window (Tripterygium wilfordii isolate XIE 37 chromosome 11, ASM1340144v1, whole genome shotgun sequence):
TGGCCATGGCTCGAGTGCCTCATGGCAGGAACCAAATGATGGTTCTCAGAAGTGCGGTAATGATGCTCTACGATTGCAAAGGAAACGAGAGAGAAGTGGTTGAAGTGGGTGACTATAAAGGAAAGACAAAGAAACATCTTTACCTCTCCTTGATGTAATTGGAATTGGAAAAGTAAATTGCAGAATCAACCCTCACAATCAGAACACCAGAGACTCTAGTTGCTTCAGGATATTGCTGGATGTTTCTATACACAGTAGTCCTAGGGATCTTCCCAAGAATTGCAGTTCTTGGCCGGGTAACTTGTAAGAGGATTTTAGCAAACGATATACAAACCTGCCACAAAcccagtgaaaaaaaaaaggtttcaatTAGTTAGATCAATAGCATTCATTTGgatattcaaaaaaatttgagatAGGAGACACTATTAGCCCAGACAGTAACGAGTCGGTTTTGATTTTGGGACTTGAGGTAGGCCTTGACTCAAAttttccaaaagaaaataaatatagcAGGCATCTTTATCCTTACTGCAATTAAGAGCCCGATCTCGACGGATACAAAGACTACACCAAAGAAGGCTCCCATGCAagcaataaaatcaaatttatcaatcttccaaatcaaaattGCCGCCTGGAAGTCAATAAGGCCAATAACAGCAGATATAATGATGGCGGCAAGAATAGCATTTGGTGTGTACTTGAAGAGAGGAGTTATGAATTCCAAGGTTAGGAATACAACAAAAGACATAACGATGTTGGAGGCTGCAGTTTGGCAACCAGCCATGTAGTTTACTGCAGAACGTGAGAAAGAACCTGCAAatcataaagaaagaaaatcaactaggtatttgttctttcttccacaattcTCTCCTATGAATCCATAATTGTTTAGGATTTCACATACTATATATTCAGCCAGACTAAGTAACCATAAACTGCCAAGTTGCTAACAAAATTGAGATTTTATGTCATATGTTCACGATTTACGAATATAGACCGCAAACACAAAAACACGTTAATAATACTTCAaaccaataacaaaaaaaaaattgagactcTTTATGTCATGCGTTTATGATTCACAAATATAGACCCAAACACAAAAAACGCATTAATATACTTCAAAGtaataacacaaaaacaaaaaggaaaaaacacattaataacacttcaaagcatcatcaattcttACCTGTTGCCACATAGCAAGAAGTCATTGAACCAACAACATTCATTGCACCTAGTGCTATCATTTCTTTGTTTCCATCTAGTTGATAGTCCTTCATCGCAGCAAATGTTCTTCCAATTGCGACAGCCTcctgaaataaaaaaaaggggaggGGGTGGGGGTCGGGGGAAGTGAGTAAGGTGAAAGAATATATGATCTAATCCTCTATATATGAACAGATTGATTTCAAAACTGCCTCACCGTCAATGCTACCATTCCAGCCACCACACCAATCCTGAAACCTTTTAGAAGATAATCGCCACTGAAATATATTTGGTTCACAGATGAAGGGTTAATTCCTTTCTCTATGCGTGTCACCTTCATacatcaagaaaataaaattagtacTACTGCTGCATAATCATTATCATCGTATGATTATCATTTCCCAGTACATTATGAAGATAAGGACAAAACTTACAATCTGAACACCTTGCTTGTCTGCGCGGGTTATGAACACAAAAAAGGTTGATATAATGACAGATATCATCGGGGCAATAGCAGCAACCCAAAagaatttcttattcttttttcccTATATATGAAATCATGTGAGAATTAAGAAAGGGTACAATGAAAATATGAATTTGATTATCAAAACTAAGAAGTGAAGATCCTTACTATGTACTTGGCAAAAAGTAGGAAAGATAAGAAGCTCAAGCCGATGACTATTGTCTGCCAGTTCCACTGCAATACAAATAGGTTAGTAATAGAAGTTATGATTAATTTATCTTAGATCGTTTATTTCAGATTGTATGTTTCATCTCCCAcacaaaatataagaaattgcATGCTTAAAATTAAGGGGAAACTAGTGGAGGAGGGAGAGCTTACTCCATGATTGGCTGTGCTAAATACCGAATGCATTACATGAACGATATCCGTTTTCTTAGTAAATGTCTTGATGCCTAGGAAACCTTTAAGCTGTTGGAGGGCAATAGTAATAGCAGCTCCGCCCATAAAGCCAACGATGGCCGCATGAGATAAGAAGTCAATCAAGAAACCCAACCTGATGACAGAGCCCAAACCCCAAAATCACCATAATGTAACAGTAGACAAAAGGATATGTGTTTCAGAGAAGCTTGAACAAGCACATTACAATATCTAAAAAGTGATAGGCATCATATAAATGTGTTTGAACATCAAAAGAAGAGAGAGTACATGTAGGTCACTACCTGAAAATCCCAAGGGTTGCTTGAGTAAGTCCTGCAAAAAATGTAGCTGTGAAGGCTAACCTCCGGTACTCTTTTGCATTCTTAATGGGATCGATCTCATTCTGAAGTAGAGTTCCAAGTAGAAGGGACACAACAGCCACTGGTCCTATTGCTATATCTCTTGAACTACCCATGAATGCATAAATCAATGGTGGAACAAAGCTGGAATCTGAAGACAATTTGAACAGAACACAGAGACCTCACTTCAAATATAAGAAAAAGTGGCTAGAGAAAAGGCAATAGAAGGTGTTGAGGAGCATGAGATAGTCGGCACTCACACAATCCATACTGGCCATCCAAATTTGCAAGCTTAGCATATCCAATGTCCTGTGTCACCAGTAAGTGCGTTATGAAAATAGTTTAAACTGGTGAAAGGCATGAAAAGTCTTGACTTTTTCTAATGCACCATGCACATGGCTAAATCTACCTGCGGAATACAGAGACTTGCAATGGTGAGTCCAGCAATAATATCACCCCTAAGTTTGGTGAGATTGTACTTTCTTCCCCATTCAAAGATAGGGAAAACAGCT
Coding sequences:
- the LOC120008648 gene encoding sulfate transporter 1.3-like; amino-acid sequence: MGAVGHSADEEQEKNETEMDIRSFSSSHRQTQNAPYIHKVGVPPKQNLLKELTTTVKETFFADDPLRHFKDQPKSKKIILGIQAVFPIFEWGRKYNLTKLRGDIIAGLTIASLCIPQDIGYAKLANLDGQYGLYSSFVPPLIYAFMGSSRDIAIGPVAVVSLLLGTLLQNEIDPIKNAKEYRRLAFTATFFAGLTQATLGIFRLGFLIDFLSHAAIVGFMGGAAITIALQQLKGFLGIKTFTKKTDIVHVMHSVFSTANHGWNWQTIVIGLSFLSFLLFAKYIGKKNKKFFWVAAIAPMISVIISTFFVFITRADKQGVQIVTRIEKGINPSSVNQIYFSGDYLLKGFRIGVVAGMVALTEAVAIGRTFAAMKDYQLDGNKEMIALGAMNVVGSMTSCYVATGSFSRSAVNYMAGCQTAASNIVMSFVVFLTLEFITPLFKYTPNAILAAIIISAVIGLIDFQAAILIWKIDKFDFIACMGAFFGVVFVSVEIGLLIAVCISFAKILLQVTRPRTAILGKIPRTTVYRNIQQYPEATRVSGVLIVRVDSAIYFSNSNYIKERILRWVTDEEEELQANYQPTIQFVIVEMSPVTDIDTSGIHALEDLYKGLQKRGIQLILANPGPVVIDKLHASNFHNVIGEDHIFLTVADAVSSCSPKLAEEDV